A window of the Lactuca sativa cultivar Salinas chromosome 5, Lsat_Salinas_v11, whole genome shotgun sequence genome harbors these coding sequences:
- the LOC111919966 gene encoding pentatricopeptide repeat-containing protein ELI1, chloroplastic, translating to MLSTPLGAATSSSTVPTTTGRGPSQSPETLASLITTSKNITQLLQIHAAAIRHGFHNHPVVNFKLQRSYSSFGRLDSSLALFNRTHDPNVFFYTSIIHAHAAYNLHMRGIQLYIQMMSQDVEPNEFTFSALLKGCPLEPGKLLHPHVIKLGFDCNMHVRTALVDVYSRGGDLVSARQLFDTMPERSLVSLTSMITGYAKHGDLINARTLFDRIADKDAVCWNVMIGGYAKYGKPTDAITLFRKMLQTKINPNEVTLVAVLSACGQIGALESGRWIHSYIQNNGIHINIHLGTALIDMYTKCGSLEDALNIFNNLKNKDVITYNSMISGYSMHGYHQEALLLFHDMHKNHKQPTAISFIGILNSCAHSGLVSIGKGIFLSMETKHKIKPTIEHYGCVINLLGRAGFLNHAYTLTNNMNINNIKPDPIIFGTLLDSCTLHKNIELAEKIVKFLIDHNLANSGTYILLSNLYGSTSNWAGVARMRALMKDHGVQKEPGCSSIEVNNKVHEFVAGDMKHPKSEEIYGMVEEVNGWLESHGYRPQTDVVLQDIGKRERVRSLEVHSEKLAIAFGLISTKAGSSIKIVKNLRVCLDCHEVTKLISKVTGRRIVVRDRNRFHHFVDGLCSCGDYW from the coding sequence ATGTTATCGACTCCGTTGGGCGCCGCCACCAGTAGCTCCACAGTGCCAACTACCACGGGACGCGGACCTTCCCAATCACCAGAAACGCTTGCATCGCTAATCACCACCTCTAAAAACATCACCCAACTCCTCCAGATCCACGCAGCTGCAATCCGCCATGGCTTTCATAACCACCCTGTTGTAAATTTCAAACTGCAGCGCTCTTACTCATCGTTTGGCCGCCTTGATTCATCTCTTGCACTTTTTAACCGCACCCATGATCCCAATGTCTTCTTCTACACTTCCATCATCCACGCTCACGCCGCCTATAATCTCCATATGCGAGGAATACAATTATACATCCAAATGATGTCACAAGATGTAGAACCCAATGAATTTACATTCTCTGCTCTGCTAAAGGGTTGTCCTTTAGAACCCGGAAAACTGCTTCACCCCCACGTAATTAAACTCGGTTTTGATTGTAATATGCACGTGAGAACAGCTCTGGTTGATGTCTATTCAAGAGGCGGCGACCTGGTTTCTGCTCGCCAACTGTTCGACACTATGCCTGAGAGAAGTTTGGTTTCCTTGACTTCCATGATAACAGGGTACGCCAAGCACGGCGACCTCATCAACGCACGGACATTGTTTGATCGTATAGCAGACAAGGATGCCGTATGTTGGAATGTAATGATCGGTGGGTATGCAAAGTATGGAAAACCAACCGACGCCATAACCCTGTTTAGAAAAATGCTGCAAACAAAGATAAACCCTAACGAAGTCACATTAGTCGCAGTTCTCTCTGCCTGTGGACAGATCGGAGCTCTGGAATCAGGAAGATGGATTCATTCTTACATCCAAAACAACGGAATCCATATCAACATTCATCTGGGAACTGCTTTAATCGACATGTACACCAAATGTGGTAGCTTAGAAGACGCGCTAAACATCTTCAATAACCTCAAGAACAAAGACGTCATCACCTACAACTCCATGATCTCAGGCTACTCAATGCACGGGTATCACCAAGAAGCTTTACTTCTGTTTCACGATATGCACAAGAATCATAAACAACCCACCGCCATCTCATTCATCGGAATCTTGAATTCCTGTGCTCATTCCGGCCTAGTCTCAATCGGAAAGGGAATCTTTCTTTCCATGGAAACCAAACACAAAATCAAACCAACAATCGAGCACTATGGATGTGTCATCAACCTTCTAGGTCGAGCCGGTTTTCTCAACCACGCATACACACTCACCAACAACATGAACATAAACAACATCAAACCTGATCCAATCATATTTGGAACTTTACTCGATTCATGCACCCTCCATAAAAACATCGAATTAGCCGAAAAGATTGTAAAGTTCTTGATCGATCATAATCTTGCGAATTCAGGAACTTATATCCTTCTTTCAAACTTATACGGGTCCACTTCAAATTGGGCCGGTGTGGCCCGCATGAGGGCATTGATGAAGGATCACGGGGTGCAAAAAGAACCGGGGTGTAGCTCGATTGAGGTTAACAACAAGGTGCATGAGTTTGTTGCAGGTGATATGAAACACCCGAAAAGTGAAGAGATATATGGGATGGTGGAGGAGGTGAATGGGTGGTTGGAAAGCCATGGTTATAGGCCACAGACGGATGTGGTGTTGCAGGATATTGGGAAGAGGGAAAGAGTGAGATCATTGGAGGTTCATAGTGAGAAGCTTGCTATTGCATTTGGGCTTATTAGTACAAAGGCTGGAAGTAGTATCAAGATTGTGAAGAATCTTAGGGTTTGTTTGGATTGTCATGAGGTGACGAAATTGATTTCGAAAGTTACGGGTCGAAGGATTGTTGTTAGGGATCGGAATCGGTTTCATCATTTTGTTGATGGGTTGTGTTCTTGTGGGGATTATTGGTGA